The following coding sequences are from one Gossypium raimondii isolate GPD5lz chromosome 4, ASM2569854v1, whole genome shotgun sequence window:
- the LOC105780570 gene encoding glycerol-3-phosphate acyltransferase 9, translated as MNSSEGKLKSSSSELDLDRPNIEDYLPSGSSIQEPHGKLRLRDLLDISPALTEAAGAIVDDSFTRCFKSNPPEPWNWNVYLFPLWCCGVVFRYLILFPMRALVLTIGWIIFLSCFIPVHFLLKGNDNLRKKMERALVELICSFFVASWTGVVKYHGPRPSMRPKQVFVANHTSMIDFIILEQMTAFAVIMQKHPGWVGLLQSTILESVGCIWFNRSEAKDREIVTRKLREHSQGADNNPLLIFPEGTCVNNQYSVMFKKGAFELGCTVCPIAIKYNKIFVDAFWNSRKQSFTMHLLQLMTSWAVVCDVWYLEPQNLRPGETPIEFAERIRDIISVRAGLKKVPWDGYLKYSRPSPKHRERKQQSFAESVLRGLELEEK; from the exons ATGAACAGTAGTGAAGGGAAGTTGAAATCATCGAGTTCCGAATTGGATTTGGATCGACCCAACATCGAAGATTATCTCCCTTCTGGATCTTCCATTCAAGAACCACATGGCAAGCTTCGCCT GCGGGATTTGCTTGATATTTCTCCCGCTTTAACTGAAGCTGCTGGTGCTATTGTTGAT GATTCTTTCACACGGTGTTTTAAGTCGAATCCCCCGGAACCGTGGAACTGGAATGTGTATCTGTTTCCTCTCTGGTGTTGTGGTGTGGTATTTCGGTACTTGATTTTGTTCCCTATGAG GGCTTTAGTTTTAACAATAGGATGGATAATATTTCTGTCATGCTTCATTCCTGTGCACTTTCTTCTCAAAGGGAACGATAACTTGCGGAAAAAGATGGAG aGGGCGTTGGTGGAGCTAATCTGCAGCTTCTTTGTTGCGTCCTGGACTGGAGTTGTTAAGTACCATGGACCACGGCCTAGCATGCGGCCCAAGCAG GTGTTTGTGGCCAATCATACTTCTATGATTGATTTCATCATATTAGAACAGATGACTGCATTTGCTGTCATTATGCAGAAGCACCCTGGATGGGTTG GACTGCTACAGAGCACTATTTTAGAGAGTGTAGGGTGTATTTGGTTTAACCGTTCAGAGGCCAAAGATCGTGAAATTGTAACAAGGAA GTTAAGGGAGCATAGTCAGGGAGCTGACAATAACCCTCTTCTCATATTTCCCGAAGGGACGTGTGTAAACAATCAATACAGCGTTATGTTCAAGAAG GGTGCATTCGAACTTGGTTGCACTGTTTGCCCGATTGCAATAaagtacaataaaatttttgttgatgCCTTTTGGAATAGCCGGAA GCAGTCCTTTACAATGCATTTATTGCAGCTTATGACATCCTGGGCTGTTGTTTGCGATGTTTGGTACCTAGAGCCCCAAAATCTAAGGCCTGGAGAAACACCCATCGAGTTTGCAGAGAG GATCAGAGACATAATCTCTGTTCGAGCAGGTCTTAAAAAGGTTCCATGGGACGGATATTTGAAGTATTCTCGCCCGAGCCCTAAGCATAGAGAGCGAAA ACAACAAAGTTTTGCCGAATCTGTTCTTCGGGGACTGGAACTGGAAGAAAAATGA